A genomic segment from Glycine soja cultivar W05 chromosome 20, ASM419377v2, whole genome shotgun sequence encodes:
- the LOC114402729 gene encoding 4-coumarate--CoA ligase-like 5: MSGEQILSSNEEYNKSQPPFGTKSGYDSRTGIYHSLIKLVTKHEIPTRPDLNTANFVLSQFPQTHLAEARIAFIDSGTSRSVSYGELKRSIYSLASALFHGLEIRKGDVVFVLSPNSTLYSAICLAVLSVGAVLTTANPINTATEIAKQVHDSGAKLAISAPEELHKLVPTGVPTILTSRPSDGNMLSVEELIEGCCTSPELPQVPVAQSDTAAILYSSGTTGVSKGVVLTHANLISIMRLLFWSADVSGSQDDVFLAFIPMFHIYGLVFFGLGLLCVGVTTILMQKYDFQGMLDAIQKHKVNNIAAVPPVILALVKQAKKTRCDLSSLRRVGSGAAPLSKEVAQEFRRMFPWVELRQGYGLTESSGGATFFPSDKDAKAHPDSCGKLIPTFCAKVVDIETGKPLPPHKEGELWFKSPTIMKGYLGNLEATSATIDSEGWLKTGDLGYIDEKGFVYIVERIKELIKHNGYQVAPAELESVLLSHPLIVDAAVIPVEDEETGQIPMAYVVRAAGSELSENQVIQFVAGQVAPYKKVRKVSFIVTIPKSAAGKILRKDLVSQSKYQLVSKL, translated from the exons TCCCAACAAGGCCTGATCTTAACACTGCCAATTTTGTGCTGTCACAGTTCCCACAGACACACCTTGCTGAGGCAAGAATTGCATTCATTGATTCAGGTACTAGTAGGAGTGTAAGCTATGGTGAGCTAAAAAGGTCTATTTACTCCCTTGCATCAGCTTTGTTCCATGGACTTGAGATTAGGAAAGGTGATGTTGTATTTGTATTGTCACCAAACTCAACCTTGTACTCAGCCATATGCCTAGCTGTTTTATCAGTTGGAGCCGTTCTTACCACTGCCAACCCCATCAACACTGCAACAGAAATTGCGAAGCAAGTGCATGATTCGGGTGCTAAACTAGCCATCTCAGCACCTGAGGAGCTACACAAATTGGTCCCAACTGGGGTTCCTACAATTCTCACTTCTCGTCCTTCTGATGGCAACATGTTATCAGTTGAAGAGTTAATAGAAGGCTGTTGTACTTCACCAGAGTTGCCTCAAGTTCCTGTGGCACAATCAGACACTGCTGCTATACTTTACTCTTCAGGAACCACAGGGGTAAGCAAAGGTGTGGTTCTGACACATGCAAATCTCATTTCCATAATGAGACTACTCTTTTGGTCTGCTGATGTAAGTGGATCCCAAGATGATGTTTTCTTGGCCTTCATTCCAATGTTTCACATCTATGGACTTGTGTTCTTTGGATTAGGATTGTTGTGTGTTGGTGTCACGACAATTTTGATGCAGAAATATGACTTCCAAGGCATGCTTGATGCAATCCAGAAGCACAAGGTTAACAACATAGCAGCAGTGCCACCAGTGATCCTTGCACTAGTAAAACAAGCAAAGAAAACTAGGTGTGACTTGTCCAGCCTAAGAAGGGTGGGGTCAGGTGCTGCACCTTTGAGCAAGGAAGTGGCACAAGAGTTTAGAAGGATGTTTCCTTGGGTTGAACTAAGGCAAGGTTATGGCCTAACAGAAAGTAGTGGTGGAGCAACATTTTTTCCCTCGGATAAAGATGCTAAAGCTCATCCAGATTCATGTGGGAAGCTGATTCCAACTTTTTGTGCAAAAGTTGTAGACATCGAAACGGGGAAGCCTTTGCCTCCTCATAAAGAGGGAGAATTATGGTTCAAAAGTCCTACTATTATGAAAGGATATCTAGGAAATTTGGAGGCAACAAGTGCAACTATTGATTCAGAAGGTTGGTTGAAGACTGGTGATCTTGGTTACATTGATGAGAAGGGATTTGTTTATATAGTTGAACGAATAAAGGAGCTAATCAAGCACAATGGTTATCAG GTGGCTCCTGCAGAACTGGAATCTGTGCTGCTAAGTCATCCCCTTATAGTTGATGCAGCAGTTATACC GGTTGAAGATGAAGAAACTGGACAGATACCAATGGCATATGTGGTGAGAGCAGCTGGTTCTGAACTCTCAGAAAACCAAGTCATTCAATTTGTTGCAGGCCAG GTTGCTCCATATAAGAAAGTGAGAAAGGTGAGTTTCATTGTCACTATTCCAAAGTCAGCTGCTGGCAAGATATTGCGGAAGGATCTTGTTTCTCAAAGCAAATATCAACTTGTCTCCAAGTTATGA